Genomic window (Apis cerana isolate GH-2021 linkage group LG1, AcerK_1.0, whole genome shotgun sequence):
TCGCCTAAGCAAACCCATGCTAATTTTATGCTTAAACGTACATTCGGTAAATGTAATAATCTACAATCATCATATTTACTAGCCGTACGAACATAAACATCCAAATCTccttttacaataattctgCCCTGTGTCCAATCGAGTTCCAATCCTGTCCATGTAAGCTCCATTTCTTCTGTAGTGTTGTATGGATCTAATGAGCCATGTAATAGAACTGTTAATTGTTTCACACAAAGTGTTAATCTTCCATGAAGAGCTAATCGCATTTTGTCCCAAAATGGTAATGGGGGACTTGGATCTCGTGATggatgaataattttctcaaaactaAGATTACATTGTGCTATCACAGGTTCCCAACAAGGACCAAATGCATATCTGAATTTATCGATATCCCAATTAAGATCGTggtaatatttcaatgatgtCATTCCTCTTTCTATAACAATATCTTCCCAAGGTATACCAATTTCGATTCTTACAGTTCGTCTAGCTCTCGATGGTGCTAAAGCCTCTGCCCCAGCTAATCTACCCCATACGCTTAAACTTTCTACTAAGAGTAATGGTTGGGGAAAATCTCGTAATTGTAATTTCCATTCAGCACATTTTAAACTGATTCCTCTTACCCATAAAGTACTAAATTCAAGACCATCCTCCGGCCAAGGAGTTTCTGCATCCATTTCTCGAAGAGCTTTTATCGCATTTTCCATGCCATTAATCGATGGATCAGCTAAAGCTAATATCTCGATATCTATCATAGACCAAGCAAATAATCGTGTTCTAGCTGGACCAGCGCGCTGCATTTGTTTCCATCGTTGTACATATATTTCggcattctttttattcagaCTAGCATATAGTTCTTCTACTTTACCTTGAGGTAGTAACAAATGAGCTCGACATAATTCCTGCACTTTAGTATCGAGCATCGCTTGTCTTTTTAGACTTTCCTTATATTCATCttctaataattcataattatctcGTAAACGTACTTCAAATGGATCATCGCTTACTTCAAATATCCATTCTTTAATCTATaatacatgaaataatttttttatatcaattataaaaaatggatGGATATAATtactatcaattatttatacatacatacttttataattaaatcatatggcaaacgtttttctttttcatgagTTGATGATAACGATGATGatgaatgaatttcttttaaccATTTCTTTATGCTGAACAATTCATTCTGAATTGCATCAGTAAACTGATGTTCATATGGGAAGCAAGCTTTTACAGATTCGATATTGAGCATCCAAGTTTCATTCCAATCCAAAACAAAACCTTCATTACTTTGGCGTTCTAATTTCACTTCTTCATTATTTAGTActctaattaattcaaatcctTCTATCATAATTATGTCAGCCATGTCTAAAGTAGCacgcaaataatttaatctccaTTCTCCTTGTGACCAACGTAATTGATCTGATGAAAGTTCCAAAAAATGTTTTGGAGAAATATCTATAGATAGACTGATACCGCTAGTAGCCAATATATCTATCGATCGTTTCTGttgattttcaatgttttcatctgtaaacaaaatttaaataaatacgtaaaaattaataaaaaaaaaaataacgtcataaaataataattaaatataataagaacaaataaaaatattaaaaaatatatatttaaaaaaaaaccttgAACAATGGAAgagtttttgtttataatagaTCTAAAATTTGTAGACTCTAGCCAAAGTTTTAAAAGGCGAAGATGTAAATTTGGACTCCATGCCAAATTGGTACCATCCaaactaatatttatcatttcaggAGTAATTGCACCTTTGCACTTTCTTATAGCTAAAAACGGATGCACTAATGCTTGTGCATGTTGACATATAATtggttcatttttatttaatgttattgcGCTAACACCTTCTGTCACACCCACTAAtcgctttatattatattctaaacttGCAGTATCCAAACGCATCATGATGGATACTAAacaattgattgaaatattagtgttaaatcttttaattataacttttaattaaaattatttaattaattattgaaatatatacatacgattattttctgcgataaagaataaattacagtttgtaattttgagatttaattgaacaatattatctgattttttagtatttttcattctttcgatttttttgtTGTATATTTGACAACATCTAccgaacaaatttaataaatcagatACATTTAAGATatacattttcttattatttttcttttttatcttacttGTATGCTTCTTCAAGAAATTTAGCAAGTTCTAAACTCCATTCAGTTACAAGAGCATCAACAGCAATTCCTATAGCATTGGTACGTGTTGTAGCTAATAATACTCCAATAGATAAAGGTGTTCCCCATTGATGAGATGATTCCGAAATAAAAGCATTGGAACCATTTAAAGTACAATATAAAGATTCTACTACTAACTCTGTATTCCAATTGTCTATTATATCtacagaattaaataattattaagaaattattaagaaattattaatcttattattaatttaattattaattattaattttaatatatgtaatgtatattaagaatatacatatactaaaattaatatatattatttaataatttaaagatacaaaatacaaaatgatacctgcaaatgtatttaatgaaaatttcatatgaGCTACACCACATGAAGCTTCATGAACATCcaataatttgatacataaTGAGGAATCATAAAGTTCAGTATTTACTCTTACATCTAACCAtggtaatttattcttaaatgttatattaccAACAGGTTTTGAAATTTCGTTATcggtattaaataatattgtttcccAGTCTTTATgatcataaataatagaaagattattaatctGTGTAGCAATTTGTAAAATGTCTTGTTCCATCtgtataagcaatttaattaattatttaatacataaaaattcattgaaatattttaacaaatatttaaaacaatacataaaatattatatacatataaaaatataaaaatattatatacatataaatataaaaatatacgctACCTTTGAATTTACTATTAATGATCGTAATGTCAAAACAGGAAGTTTACTTCGAATTGATAGTCCATCCAAatttaaagtgaaatttaatagTGGTTCAAATGGTTGGAATTTTGTGCTAATTTGTAAGCCTTTCATTGTACCTTCTAAACCAAGCACTATGCCATCTTCTCTACCCGTAATTATAGAAGAATTACccacttttaaattaaaatcctagaaatatttaatcatatttttcttttttattactatttttaagcaatattcatttttttcttttaattttaatcaattcataataatgaatttaccTTTGGTATAATTGGTGCTAATCGAGCTAAAAGATTATTGGAAGGATTGACATGTACATCTGAATATGAAGATGCAGCATTAGTTAATGAACTTCTGTCTTTGAAGAATGTAACAAGACCTGCTCCTCCAGAACCCTCTGTCTGCGTGATTCCGATgtacaatttctataaattagaTCCTGCTTGATTCCAATCTAATCCCATTGCAAAGGACAGTTGTTCAGGCTCATCCATTAAGTGTGCTAAACACAAATAGCTATCGTTCAAAGCATTAAGCTACATCATTGAATCATAACAGTATTGTATTGTTGCCTAGCCTTTGCAGTTTGCACATCAAAACGAGTATgcttatacaatatatataaatcatataaaaaatttttttatacctcTACCGAAAGTTCTCCTTGTGCCTTCAAAGTTGCTTCAGCTGTTCCAGCAAAACATATCTGTGACAGACAGGCATCTGATGCATGacgtaataatttcattgctCCACCTATAATAGCAGCAGATGCAAGAAGAGTACGAGCTCCATGAACAACACTACCATCTAAAGTGAGACTTTCAGCACTTCCATTAGCTAACCAACCATTACCCAAAATCAGAAGACTTAAATTTTCTACGTGCACAGCcataaactaaaatatttcacaaagtaattattttaattacttacaaatcatttaatttttaagtatcttaattaaaattattttaatattatataataataaataatattaataataatatattaataatattaataaattatcatttttttatattcttatattcttaaataaatcttataattataatatacatacttgtacaaatgttataattattggtgggattttcttatttcgaaaATCCATTGGCTTCTTTGGCTTTCTTAATATTTGTAGAGGTTTTATTGGAACATCTTTGTTAATTCTAACATCTTTCATGATCACAGCTAAAAGTTTTGCAACATCACTACTAAAGAGACTGCTTCGTATACTGATTTCTTCCACTtgctaaaattaatgaatttattagagtagaaaataaataataattttctaatgcattttatgaaaataaaaaatatatatacataaataataatataaataattttttctgtgaAAAAAACTTACCAATGTAAAaccatttttagaaatatttacgtCACGTAATATGAAATACGGTAATGAAATATGACCGACacgtagataaattttatatcgtctTTTTACTAACCATGCTAAAAATCTTGGTATCACCCTGGTAgataaataaaggaatatattaaattttattattaaatttttaagaattacagTACATCAGAATTACAGAATTttcatatacaattattataaatcttaccAAGTAAAACAACAATAGAGAATAAAAGAAGTCACACACAAAGCAATTAAACCAGTCATTTTTAGATACAATTACATACTGTAGaaacaatatgtataaatttttagtaataccaaaaattattgtcaaaatagtagaataataataatttcttcatcaaattaattttttaatcaaacataCCAGTTGACAAAccacatatgtataaatatctacctatatatatacgtttttatgcaaacttaaattatacatataatcatatatcgatatatcgatgtttcgataatatataaaatcgagcATAACTTCAACCATATTTGTTAGTCATTCGAAACACTCTTGATTACGTAGATTATGAtaagtgataaaattaattttaaatatcatcaattgttaaattcatttacagtttataattatataacaataaaaataatattttttgcaaatacgCCACAttgtgtattaaaattaacaaaacttAACAATTAACCTTTCGActtcaagaattaaaaaagtaaggttagtctatatatatatttatcttgatataatttattcaagcgaataaaatataaaaaatatataaaatataaaaaatttattgaaaaataaaaagtttaaataaattagagcatataatatataaaaaaacacgaatatatattttaaaaggaatttaaagaattttaaaataagtatatatttatgatacgatatgatataaaaaattctaattatatagtagaaatatatatgtattgtcgGATCAAAATAGAtagtaaatttctaatttatttaatgtataattttataattatctcttTCTGTACATCattaaaaaagtagaaataaaataagttataacTAAATGTAAGTTAAaatcacaataataataacaatgataatataattaataaaagtattgatattataatgatataaaaatggaCAAAATGTGTAAATGGACAAAAAATATAAGCTTGCAAAAAATCATAAGAATacattaatcatatatatgtatatattgtattatatattttaattttatattaactaaagTGTATACGTAGATTTTACGCGAAATTGTAACgtgtaaagtattttttaaatatttaatactttttttgtaTGTTACATAGTATTTTGTGTattgaattcatttatattagcaaaattaatataattaatataatttataatagttttataatagaaatatgaaattgaaaaatcaataaatataataaataagaaatagtttta
Coding sequences:
- the LOC107997887 gene encoding protein hobbit, translated to MTGLIALCVTSFILYCCFTWVIPRFLAWLVKRRYKIYLRVGHISLPYFILRDVNISKNGFTLQVEEISIRSSLFSSDVAKLLAVIMKDVRINKDVPIKPLQILRKPKKPMDFRNKKIPPIIITFVQFMAVHVENLSLLILGNGWLANGSAESLTLDGSVVHGARTLLASAAIIGGAMKLLRHASDACLSQICFAGTAEATLKAQGELSVEKLYIGITQTEGSGGAGLVTFFKDRSSLTNAASSYSDVHVNPSNNLLARLAPIIPKDFNLKVGNSSIITGREDGIVLGLEGTMKGLQISTKFQPFEPLLNFTLNLDGLSIRSKLPVLTLRSLIVNSKMEQDILQIATQINNLSIIYDHKDWETILFNTDNEISKPVGNITFKNKLPWLDVRVNTELYDSSLCIKLLDVHEASCGVAHMKFSLNTFADIIDNWNTELVVESLYCTLNGSNAFISESSHQWGTPLSIGVLLATTRTNAIGIAVDALVTEWSLELAKFLEEAYKCCQIYNKKIERMKNTKKSDNIVQLNLKITNCNLFFIAENNLSIMMRLDTASLEYNIKRLVGVTEGVSAITLNKNEPIICQHAQALVHPFLAIRKCKGAITPEMINISLDGTNLAWSPNLHLRLLKLWLESTNFRSIINKNSSIVQDENIENQQKRSIDILATSGISLSIDISPKHFLELSSDQLRWSQGEWRLNYLRATLDMADIIMIEGFELIRVLNNEEVKLERQSNEGFVLDWNETWMLNIESVKACFPYEHQFTDAIQNELFSIKKWLKEIHSSSSLSSTHEKEKRLPYDLIIKIKEWIFEVSDDPFEVRLRDNYELLEDEYKESLKRQAMLDTKVQELCRAHLLLPQGKVEELYASLNKKNAEIYVQRWKQMQRAGPARTRLFAWSMIDIEILALADPSINGMENAIKALREMDAETPWPEDGLEFSTLWVRGISLKCAEWKLQLRDFPQPLLLVESLSVWGRLAGAEALAPSRARRTVRIEIGIPWEDIVIERGMTSLKYYHDLNWDIDKFRYAFGPCWEPVIAQCNLSFEKIIHPSRDPSPPLPFWDKMRLALHGRLTLCVKQLTVLLHGSLDPYNTTEEMELTWTGLELDWTQGRIIVKGDLDVYVRTASKYDDCRLLHLPNVRLSIKLAWVCLGDPRDHHAAIPCAPDRLPEYSSNQEHDSFRAFRSQNLNVSLSLETKPTGSPALASAPTALLYGSTLRWFENLKFILSGATRPTRKGPLFKNIRPRKKQLSRHYRKVRLTLAFHQFHVSYWMSFAMQRGFEVTGGRVVCSCEHNLSLHPIDDGLIHRPRAEWSVVYMNCELSDAEIWLKSALHEDKESASLRQPVEKCYCLSVARVSYGREAMVTGVTGGDTPTHRLVVHDLKGAWTKTNRDVAFALFDSFIKTQQLKKNLSTAALKGFHRESSSTPHKNRTRSIEVQNVATQVNTSSATKPQQGEAVGMLQRLIAEAANKPVAFSDDLSVQTRGQQLRGLAACHQDDVLHKNWLIALVNSQVLLKGIETRGYVILSAAKAEILQRIHQPVWKERTLVSKTTWVGSLECMQYYATVSANIDENIDDNIMWLTLDNIQEKDSTVIAGLPDVPALVGSGQSVGGVVSQTVGGGGGPQHQLQRIVSRCKCEFFYVGYGQALDVGSVDQIPPPPREEVSPWERKELLAADAFTLMHHDLDVCTNSLQYAMILDIVNNLLLYVEPRRKEASERLQRMRFQLQLHSVEDQKRPIQQLQNTVRGLVAKLRRLERETYLVQKALAEESSPELLAEMERLEIRVFECKEQLGAKAEELDVMLSCYKETTTPTTASTTLKDKPAAVARVAEICFKHAQWRLTDADGQLGIADLILTNFLYTKTSKTDDSVEHLLELGYVRMTNLLPNQIYTEVLTPTELQSNMPVDRQRALRVFCREKAPVAGISVKEHFEINVVPLTIGLTKKFFNTMLKFCFPERDPEGIEEPPAPQRDSSFYVPIERRDDVEKMKERADKNKLFIYIKIPEVPVRVSYKGNKEKNLEDVRDFALVIPTLEYHNVTWTWLDLLLAMKSDSRRVILSQAIKQKLQIKPRGPQEESAPQEEDKARLLLGARHLPGDVKKKGVFKFK